The following coding sequences are from one Humulus lupulus chromosome X, drHumLupu1.1, whole genome shotgun sequence window:
- the LOC133803914 gene encoding GRAS family protein RAM1-like encodes MIMEAIDDDQEQLLSLSLAIVSDSGCDDRKRKRNIRSRINMNNISHDDDDDDDDDDDDQGCSSNSTEGKIFRLLQVREQMLKLNQHKKNIINKKAITSSTANNDGSTNNGLNLIHLLLLTATAINENDTVSALENLNELYEGVSLNGDSVQRVVAYFADGLAAKILTRQSPFFDMIMKEPTVGQEFIAFINLYRVSPYYQFAHFTANQAIIEAFEKEDLLHHHYHDQKNINRALHVIDFDISYGFQWPSLIQSLSENKATGGGSNHRPISLRITGFGRSQEELQETENRLVSFAKGFRNLVFDFQGLLRGHNNSCNIINKLRSKRNETVAVNLVFHLNTLSNNSEVSETLNLVHSINPSIVILVEQEGSRATPTTFLSRFMESLHYFAAMFDSLEDCLPLDSAERLSIEKNLLGKDIKIMLNYDFDHHDHDHYRCPKYERLETWKARMASHGFGGVRISSKSLIQAKLLLKMRTNYCSPLQFDGDNSNGGGFRVFERDEGRAISLGWQNRYLHTASVWQCL; translated from the coding sequence ATGATAATGGAAGCCATTGATGATGATCAGGAGCAGCTATTGAGTCTTAGCCTTGCAATTGTTTCAGATTCGGGTTGTGATGATAGGAAAAGGAAGAGGAATATCAGATCAAGAATAAATATGAATAATATTtcacatgatgatgatgatgatgatgatgatgatgatgatgatcaagGTTGTAGTAGTAATAGTACCGAAGGGAAGATATTTCGTCTTCTGCAAGTCAGAGAACAAATGCTCAAACTTAATCAACACAAGAAGAATATTATTAATAAGAAAGCAATTACTAGTTCTACTGCTAATAATGATGGAAGTACTAATAATGGCCTCAATTTGATCCACCTTCTCCTTTTAACCGCCACAGCCATCAACGAAAACGACACAGTTTCGGCCTTGGAGAATCTGAACGAGCTTTACGAAGGTGTGTCCTTAAATGGCGACTCGGTTCAAAGGGTAGTGGCCTATTTTGCAGATGGTTTGGCGGCCAAGATTCTCACTCGGCAATCGCCATTTTTTGACATGATCATGAAGGAGCCAACGGTAGGCCAAGAGTTCATAGCTTTCATAAACCTCTACAGGGTTTCTCCTTACTACCAATTCGCTCATTTCACGGCTAACCAAGCCATAATCGAGGCATTTGAGAAGGAAgatcttcttcatcatcattatcatgatcAAAAGAACATCAATCGCGCATTGCATGTCATCGATTTCGACATCTCTTACGGATTTCAGTGGCCTTCTCTCATACAATCCCTTTCAGAAAATAAGGCCACCGGCGGCGGCAGCAACCACCGGCCGATCTCGCTCCGGATTACTGGATTTGGCAGGAGTCAAGAAGAGTTGCAAGAAACGGAGAACAGACTTGTGAGCTTCGCTAAAGGGTTTCGGAATCTGGTCTTTGATTTTCAAGGTTTGTTAAGAGGACATAATAATTCTTGTAATATTATTAATAAGCTAAGGAGTAAGAGGAACGAAACAGTGGCTGTGAATTTAGTGTTCCATTTAAACACTCTGAGCAACAATTCAGAGGTGTCCGAGACGTTGAATTTGGTTCATTCCATCAACCCTTCGATCGTGATCTTGGTTGAACAAGAAGGTAGTAGAGCTACTCCGACAACATTCTTGTCCAGGTTCATGGAGTCTTTACACTATTTTGCTGCCATGTTTGATTCTTTGGAAGATTGTCTCCCTCTGGATAGCGCCGAGAGGTTGAGCATAGAGAAGAATCTTCTGGGAAAAGATATCAAAATCATGCTCAACTATGACTTTGATCATCATGACCATGATCATTATCGTTGTCCGAAATATGAGAGGCTGGAGACGTGGAAAGCAAGAATGGCGAGCCATGGATTTGGAGGGGTTAGAATAAGCTCTAAGTCTTTGATACAAGCAAAGCTACTCCTGAAAATGAGGACCAATTATTGTTCTCCTCTACAGTTCGATGGTGACAATAGTAATGGCGGTGggtttagggtttttgaaagAGATGAGGGAAGAGCTATTTCTCTTGGCTGGCAAAATAGGTATCTCCATACAGCTTCTGTATGGCAATGTCTATAA
- the LOC133805878 gene encoding bifunctional 3-dehydroquinate dehydratase/shikimate dehydrogenase, chloroplastic-like: MNVLAAESHHCLMLYFFRPTWEGGQYNGDEKMRQDALRLAMEYGADYIDVELQVAHEFIQSIAGKKPENFKIVVSSHNYQNTPSMEDLGNLVAKIQATGADIVKFGTSALDITDAARVFQITVHSQIGPDTKVFGVIGKPVGQSKSPILYNEAFKSVGFNGVYLHLLVDDIANFLQTYLSADFAGFNNSVKYSVTIPHKEAALTCCDEVDPVAKSIGAVNCIIRRQSDGKLLGFNTDYIGAISSIEDGLRGSLNASSMTGSPLAGKLFVVIGAGGAGKALAYGAKEKGARVVIANRTYGSLLSLLSFLLLFFN, translated from the exons atgaatgtTTTAGCTGCTG AGTCTCACCATTGTTTAATgttatacttttttagaccaACATGGGAAGGTGGTCAGTACAATGGCGATGAAAAAATGCGACAGGATGCACTTCGATTGGCCATGGAATACGGGGCTGATTACATTGATGTTGAGCTCCAG GTTGCTCATGAATTCATTCAATCCATAGCTGGAAAGAAGCCTGAAAATTTTAAGATTGTTGTTTCTTCTCATAATTATCAAAATACCCCATCTATGGAGGATCTTGGTAATCTTGTTGCAAAAATACAAGCAACTGGAGCTGACATAGTGAAGTTTGGAACATCTGCCTTAGATATAACTGATGCGGCACGTGTTTTCCAGATAACTGTGCATTCTCAG ATAGGGCCCGACACAAAAGTGTTTGGTGTTATTGGAAAGCCAGTTGGCCAAAGCAAATCACCAATTTTGTATAATGAGGCCTTCAAGTCAGTTGGTTTTAATGGAGTTTATCTGCATTTGTTGGTAGATGACATTGCAAATTTTCTCCAAACTTACTTGTCTGCAGATTTTGCGGGATTCAA TAATTCTGTCAAATACAGTGTCACCATTCCTCACAAGGAAGCTGCACTCACGTGCTGTGATGAGGTTGATCCAGTTGCCAAG TCAATAGGAGCTGTTAATTGCATTATAAGGAGACAAAGTGATGGGAAGTTATTGGGATTCAATACAGACTATATTGGTGCCATTTCTTCCATTGAAGATGGATTACGAG GTTCGCTTAATGCTAGCAGTATGACTGGCTCACCTTTAGCTGGTAAATTGTTCGTTGTCATTGGTGCTGGTGGTGCTGGCAAGGCGCTTGCATATGGTGCTAAAGAGAAGGGAGCAAGGGTTGTGATTGCCAATCGTACCTATGGTTCTCTTCTATCTTTGTTAtctttcttgttgttgttttttaaCTGA